From the genome of Parcubacteria group bacterium CG10_big_fil_rev_8_21_14_0_10_36_14:
AATGGTTCACTATGATTTTGCAAAAATAAAAAACGGTCAAATTAATGACCGTTTAATTATAAGTATAGCATCAACAAAGATGATTTATGTTGGAGGTTCGGGCGCTGCTGCGGCAGATCCTTGGACAGTCATTATATTTTCACTGCCGATGCGGATTTTTTTTATTTTTCCAACACTGTCTCCGCCAATCTGAAACGTAGCTCCGCCAGTTAATTCCATGGTAATTTCTTTGCAAGAAAAATCCCACAATTTTTTATCCGATAAAGTTCCCGTTAACACGTTGGTTATTTTTTTTGCTGCTTCATAAATTTCCATTGCGCAAACTCTTAATTGGAAATATCCTCCAAAAAGTGTAGAGGCTTGAGGGAATATCGGAACATCAAATCCATAATATCGCACAGTTGAGGCGGCGGCAAAAAGATATGGACCTCTATAAAGAACTTCTCCTGGTTTTTTTGACGGTCCTACGCGTTTGCCATGAAAATCAATTCTATAGGCCTTTGCTTCGCCATTTTTAATTATTATTTCAGGCAGTTTTTTGAGTAGATACGTCCAAAAAGCAATTGTTCCAGCAAAAGAATAGTCAATAACTCCGCGGTTCGTTTCAGTAATAAATGGTATAGAATTAAACAATTTTCTAATTGTCTTATAACTTCTAAGCATAGTTGCATCCAATCCTGTTCCGGCAAAGGGTGCATATTTTTTTCCGATTTTGAGAATTGGCATTTGGAAACGCGCCTCAGGGTTTTTTGCCTGTTGTAATTCTTGAATTAAATTTTTTTTACTGAATGATGCAACACGGAGAGCTTCTGCGACTCCGTTGCCGGTTCCAAGACGTAGAACGCCAAATGCCGGTGTTTTAATTCTTTCACAATTTAGAACACCCGTTATTGTTTCTGCAAAAGTTCCGTCGCCTCCGGCAGAAAGAACAACATCAACCTCATTCTTAACAATTTTTTCAAAATTTTTTTTTGCTTCTTTTGGCGAGGACGAGATGTAAACGATTTCTTCAGTAGCAACTTCTTTTATATCTTGAATTATCTCGTTTGATACTGAGCGGGCATTTACGTTTATGACAATAGCCACTTTTGGAATAGTGAGACTCATCACGATCCTCCTTTTATATAATGAGCTATAAGAGCAAGATAGAATAAAATAAAGAAAAAGTCAAAGTTGAATTTTGGACAGCCAGCTGATAAGATATTTTTATATGATATCTTATGTCTGGAATGATTTTTTATTTAGACCGGTATTTAATATACTTATATATTTTTATAATGAAGTAACTGGGCAAAATCTTGGCTTGGCGGTTATTTATCTAACCGTTCTTATTCGTATAGTTCTTTTGCCTTTCTCTGTAATCAGTGTCTGGAGAGAGGAATTTTATAAAAAACTCTCAACTAAAATAGAAAAAATTTCTTTAGCTTATAAAAATGATCAAGTTCTTCAAAATCAAGAAATTAGAGAATTTCTTAAGACCCATAGAGTGAATACGTGGTCAAAGGCAATTGTTTTAGGAGTCCAGGCATTAACTCTTGTTTTACTTTATCAGGTTTTTTTGGGAGGAATAAAAGGCACAAAACTTAATTTGCTTTATGACTGGGTAGAACACCCTGATTTTGTAAACGTCATGTTTGTAAATTTTGACTTGGGCGCAAGAGGTTTTATTTGGCCGGCAATTGTCGCAATTTTTTTATTTTTTGAAATAAGCATAGAACAGAGGAAAAAAAAGGCAATACTTTTAAATTCTGACATTGTCTACAAGTATTTTTTTCCATTAGTTGTTTTTGGTTTTTTAACTCTTTTGCCGATGGTCAAGTCGTTATTTGTGTTGACTTCACTTGTATTCTCAGCTATTGTAGTAGGAGGAATAAAGGTGCTTTTTAATGCAATGGATAATTCTTCAAACAGTGTTAAAAAGCCAAAAACAATAAAGGCAGAGGAGGATTGATTTTTATGGCAGATTCATTGGATAAAATTGTATATTCGTTTGTAATGGAAGATGTCCTGAAAGGGCTTTTTATTCACGTGCCTCCAGGATACGTTGCTTGTGTTTATGATTTGGGACAAGGCGTTTTAAAAAAAGTTTTAACGCCAGGTTTGCATTTAAAAATTCCATTTTGGCAAAAAGCGAAGTTGTTTAATATCCAGACTCTTGAATACAGTATTAGTATGGATTTTAATCCAGAAAACATAAAAGGATTGGGAGACACGCCAATAAAATCAGTGACAAGCGATAATAAGATTATAAATATGGAAGGAACGATTCTTCTGCGCCTTGATATGGAATACATCCCAATGATATGGCAGTGGGTTGGCGAGGATTTTGTCGCTAAGATTGTGAGACCCACAGTCAGAAGCCGTCTAAGAATGATATCTTCGCGTTATACACATAATGAGATTTTATCCGGCAAAAGAGATGAAGTAGAGGTAGATATCAAGCATGAGCTGGAACGAATTTTTTCTCCTCGCGGAATAAAAGTAGAGAATGTGCTTTTATCTGAAGTGTCTTTGGCTGAAAAAAATGAGATACAATATAAAAGTAATGATATGGAAAATTTTTATGAAAGCAGAAAATAAATATTATATTACAACCCCGATTTATTATATCAATGATAAACCGCATATCGGTCATGCTTATACGACAATCGCGGTTGATGCGTTGGCAAGATATAATCGCCTAAAAGGGCGAGATGTTTTATTTTTGACTGGAACAGATGAAAATTCGCAAAAGAATATCAGCGCAGCGGAAAAATATTATCAAAAACAAGATTTATCAAAAGAGGAAGTGCGAAAATATTTAGATGATATGGCAGGTATTTGGAAAGAAACATGGAAAACTTTAGAACTTAGCAATAGCGATTTTATTCGAACTACCGATGATAGACATATAAAGGCAGTAAGGAAATTTTTTAAACTCGTTTGGGATAAGAATGATATTTATAAAGGTGTTTATGAGGGTTACTACTGTGAGGCTTGCGAAACTTTTATAAAAGAATCGGATATGGACGACAATAAGTGTGTAATCCATAAAACAGCTCCAAAAAAAATAAAAGAAGAAAACTATTTTTTTCGCCTTTCAAATTATCGCGAAAAACTTTTAGATTATATTGAAAAAAATCCTAACTTTATAATGCCGAAAGCGCGAAGAAATGAGGTCGTGAGCTATATAAAAGATTTTATGGAAGATACAAGCATCACACGAGAGGGGCTAAAGTGGGGAATTGAAGTTCCAGAAATGCCCGGGCAGGCGCTTTATGTTTGGTTTGATGCCCTCGTAAATTATTTATCCGCAATCGGATTTACAGATGATAAAGAGATGTTTGCAAAGTATTGGCCAGTTGATTTGCATTTAGTTGGAAAGGATATAATAAAATTTCACTGCGCGCTTTGGCCGGCAATGCTTTTGTCGGCAGGGTTGCCTTTACCGCGCCAAGTATTTGCCCATGGATTTTTTTCAATTGATGGAGCAAAGATGTCTAAGACGTTGGGAAATGTTGTAGATCCAATAGAGATTGCTAAAAAATATGGCAACGACACTTTGCGCTACTATCTGTTACGTGAAATACCGTTCGGTGAAGACGGTGATTTTTCTATTACTCGTTTGGAAGAAAGATATAATTCTGATTTGGCGAACGGCTTAGGAAACCTTGTTAGTCGCACGTTTGCTTTAGTGGAAAAACATTTTGATAAAATTCCCGAATTAGAAAAAGTAGACTTGTCAGGATTTTGGAAAAAGTATGAAGAGAATATTGAAGGATTAAAGTTGCACAATGCGTTGTCGCTTGTTTGGGAAGAAATATCAAAATGTGATATAATAATAGATAAGGAAAAACCGTGGGAATTGGCAAAAAAAGATAAGAAAAAATTTGAAGAAATATTAGGCGATTTACTTTTCCGAATAAAAGTAATAGCTCAGGCGCTTTTGCCGTTTTTGCCGGATTCTTCGAAAAGGATTTTGGACGTATTAGAAGGCGCGGATACTTTTAAAGATAAGTCATTATTTCCTCGTCTAAATAAATAATTTTAGAATCTTTGATTCATAATTTGTATTTATGGCCTTAATAGATTTTATATTTTTACTTGTTTTGGGAGGGTTTGCGCTTTTTGGTCTTTGGTTTGGGCTTATCCACACCCTTGGTTCTTTATTTGGCACGCTTTTAGGCGTGTTTTTGGCAAGCAGATGGTATGATAATGTTGCACTTTGGGCACAAGGAAAGTTTTCCGGTTCGCTAGGGATTTGGAATTTTATTGCATTCATCGTACTTTTTATTTTAATTAACCGTTTAATCGGATTTTTATTTCATATTTTTGAGCGTGCCTTTGACCTTGTGACCGCCTTACCTTTTTTGAAATCAATAAATCGGTTAGCCGGAGCTTTATTGGGGCTATTGGAAGGTGCGGTAGTGTTGGGCGCAATTATTTTTATGGCAAAACACGTTCCTTTTGGTCTTGAGGACGTAATTGCAAAATCCCAATTCAAAGATTATTTTTTAGGAATATTTAATGTGCTCTTGCCTCTTGTACCAGAAGCATTAAAAAAAGCTAATGAAATAATAAAATAGTAATTTATATTATGTGTTAACCATAAAATTATGTCGCTTTGCGACATAATTTTATAAAAAGATATATGGCAGAAAAAAAGAAAAAAGTTTTTGTAGCATTATCCGGCGGAGTAGACTCGTCTGTTGCTTTATATTTATTGAAGAAACAAGGATATGACGTAACTGCGGTTTTTATAAAAATAGGGGAGAGCATTGAAACACCCAAGGATAGCAAGGGGTTGTCTGTTGATTCGTGTTGGATTGGTGAACGCCGTGATGCAATGCGCGTAGCGGCATTTTTAGATGTGCCATTTTTAACATTTGATTTTGACAAAGAATACAAGCATGAAGTTTTAGATTATTTTTTTCGCGAATACAAGGCTGGAAGAACGCCAAATCCCGATGTGATGTGCAATCGCAAGATAAAATTTCCATTATTTTGGAAAAAAGCAAAAATAATGGGAGCTGACGCAATGGCAACCGGGCATTACGCGCGAAATAATAAGAACAAAAAAACAAAAAAATATGAATTATTGGCGGGAAAGGATAAAAAAAAAGATCAGTCGTATTTTATTTATAATCTAAAAGAAAAAGATCTTGCGCATATTTTATTTCCAATTGGTGATTTAAAAAAATCCCAAGTCCGCAAAATTGCAAAAGAAGCAGGACTTCCCTCGGCGCTAAAGCGGGAGAGCCAAGGTTTATGTTTTTTGGGTCATGTAAACGTTGAACAATTTTTAAAAACTCGCATTAAACCGAAAAAAGGAAAAGTAATTACGACAAACAAAAAAATTATTGGAGAGCATGACGGGTTAGCATATTATACAATCGGGCAGAGAAGAGGATTGGGTGTAAAAGGCGAAGAAAGTGCATATTTTGTCGTGGATAAAAATTTTAAAGAAAATGAACTGATAGTTGCGCCACTAAAAGATGAGAAAAAGTATTATAAAAAAGAACTTGAACTTTGTGATATAAACTGGGTAAACAGCCAGCCAAAATTTTATTTTGCGTGTCAGGCGCGAATTCGTTATCGCGCAGAGCTTGAGAAATGTTCTGTTTCTTTTTCTCCCCCTGCCCGAGGGGGAGTCAGAGAGGGAGGGAGAGATGTCTTAGTAAAATTTTCCAAATCTCTTCGCGCTGTCACCCCCGGACAATCTGTTGTTTTTTATGACGGCGACAGCGTTTTGGGCGGGGGAATAATAAAGTAGCAGGTAGCAAAGTAGTGTGGGAATTAAAAAAACTTGGGACAGTCCCAAGTTTTCGCGGTATTTATTATTTTGTCGCTTTTTTTGCGTTTTGCGGTTTGCACATGCTGACGTTGGCGACAAATCCGCGCAGAGTATTGGAATTTAGGATTGTGCCACGCAATTCATAAACCCTGACCTTACAGCCGACATACGGTTTTGCTTTCCCTACAAAAAGACTCATATGCAAATAATTTTCAGGAAAGGGCAGTTTGTCATAATAATTATTGGCTTTGGCAAGCGAAACGGAATTCCAATCATTATCCTTGGAGGTTGAAAATTCTATTTGTCGT
Proteins encoded in this window:
- a CDS encoding methionine--tRNA ligase; the protein is MCFYLKCLWLKKMRYNIKVMIWKIFMKAENKYYITTPIYYINDKPHIGHAYTTIAVDALARYNRLKGRDVLFLTGTDENSQKNISAAEKYYQKQDLSKEEVRKYLDDMAGIWKETWKTLELSNSDFIRTTDDRHIKAVRKFFKLVWDKNDIYKGVYEGYYCEACETFIKESDMDDNKCVIHKTAPKKIKEENYFFRLSNYREKLLDYIEKNPNFIMPKARRNEVVSYIKDFMEDTSITREGLKWGIEVPEMPGQALYVWFDALVNYLSAIGFTDDKEMFAKYWPVDLHLVGKDIIKFHCALWPAMLLSAGLPLPRQVFAHGFFSIDGAKMSKTLGNVVDPIEIAKKYGNDTLRYYLLREIPFGEDGDFSITRLEERYNSDLANGLGNLVSRTFALVEKHFDKIPELEKVDLSGFWKKYEENIEGLKLHNALSLVWEEISKCDIIIDKEKPWELAKKDKKKFEEILGDLLFRIKVIAQALLPFLPDSSKRILDVLEGADTFKDKSLFPRLNK
- a CDS encoding tRNA 2-thiouridine(34) synthase MnmA, whose translation is MAEKKKKVFVALSGGVDSSVALYLLKKQGYDVTAVFIKIGESIETPKDSKGLSVDSCWIGERRDAMRVAAFLDVPFLTFDFDKEYKHEVLDYFFREYKAGRTPNPDVMCNRKIKFPLFWKKAKIMGADAMATGHYARNNKNKKTKKYELLAGKDKKKDQSYFIYNLKEKDLAHILFPIGDLKKSQVRKIAKEAGLPSALKRESQGLCFLGHVNVEQFLKTRIKPKKGKVITTNKKIIGEHDGLAYYTIGQRRGLGVKGEESAYFVVDKNFKENELIVAPLKDEKKYYKKELELCDINWVNSQPKFYFACQARIRYRAELEKCSVSFSPPARGGVREGGRDVLVKFSKSLRAVTPGQSVVFYDGDSVLGGGIIK